Within the Medicago truncatula cultivar Jemalong A17 chromosome 4, MtrunA17r5.0-ANR, whole genome shotgun sequence genome, the region GGAATTAGAGGGTGTAGTCTATCCCAAACCAACCAACGTACAAAATACCTAAAGCTCTCCCTTTTCCCTTTCAACCTATACTAAATTTATATTTCTGACTACCTAGAGCAGTTAGTTACTTACCAGTTACTGCCACAcaacatttaataataataaaataaatttcctattaagaaaataaacttCTTATTACTAAAAATACCTAACAGTCGGTTCTTGTGAAACTGAATGTAGCCCTCTATCTCACTCCCCTCTCTgtatttatgtttcttttatttGGCAACTATGTTTTCCACTGACTCCTTGTCCAGTGTCTTTTCTCGAGTACCAGTTTCACATATGACATATCTCTCTATTTTCATGTCTCAGTGCCTCTCTGTTTATATGTTCTAATTCTTGTGAGGGAAGAAAATGATGTTTCGGTTTTGTATTTTCCTGTGTTTTGCTACATTTTTATTGAATGTATATCAGAGTTTATGTGACTTTCAGCAAGTTTAGCATGCTAGAAAATGTTTGAATTATATTCGTCATTTATATGTAGGTtgctaattttattatttaaattatgcCAAGTCTTATAATTTAGTATGTTAACTTCTTAACATAGTTTCCATGGAACCACCATTTTCCGCAACACTATCCACCGTATTGACATGGGAGTTTTTTTGGCATTACACTGTCCATCCTTAATTTCATACTTACACAATATTTGACTGCATTTGTGGATTTGGACAGTATTGAAACTCAAACTGCTGTGGATATTTCCACAGTAACATTTCTTTGTTATCCCAACGTCATATAATCTCATGTATTATTTATTGCCAACAGAACAACTTTCATACTTAACATATCAATTTTAGTCACGCATTTTGTCATGCCTCTTTTTAGGTGTTATGAAGCAGAGCTAAAacgtgaagagagagaaagacatCCTATTAATCAGAGGGAAAAACACAGTCTTTATCCAGTAAGTGTCTAATTTTGGCTTAAAAAGTGCGGTTCATTACTTTTGTACTTCAATGTTAGATTCTATTAGCACTTTGACTGTTAATCCTTTTAATGTCTTCCTAATTCTTGGTTCTTACTCTCAGAAGATAAGGTCTTAGAGAAATTGAATTCTAAATTTGTACAAGTATATTGCATGTTTAGTTTTGATTACTATACACTAAATTAACTTAGTGAAATGCTTGCTCGAGCATTTGTATTTAAGGCTTTTTGTAGGCAAATCGTGTAATTTGAACACATAGTCTTGTTACCaaaacaatcaatttatgaTTGCTACTGATTagaaatcaatttaatttttgtaatgaACTTTATCTTGCAGGTTGAAATTACTGATGTACCATTTGATACAAAGGATAAAGATGATATTCTTGAGAGTGAATTCTTTGACACTAGACAGGCATTTCTGAGTCTCTGCCAGGGAAATCATTATCAGTATGATACACTAAGGCGGGCCAAGCATTCCTCAATGATGGTCCTATATCATCTTCATAATCCAACTGCTCCTGCATTTGTGACCACTTGTAATATATGCTATCTTGACATAGAAACTGGTCAAGGTTGGCGTTGTGAAGTTTGCCCTGAGTACGACGTATGCAATTCTTGTTATCAGAAGGGAGGCATTGATCATCCTCATAAGTTGACAAATCATCCGTCAGTGGCGGATCGTGATGCTCAGAACAAAGAAGCAAGACAAGTTCGAGTATTGCAGGTACTGTACAGGATATTACTTAATGCTCCTGTGGTTTGGTATCAGatttatattgtgttgtttgaGTTCATCACATTGCACACGATAGAATTAGGGATTGAATTATCAGATTAAAGTTAGGGGTGGTTCCTTTGTAGAAGATGTTGTAGAGTTTCACTCTAGCTAGCTGGTTTGAGCTTGTGTGGAAAAGACTCGGTGGATAAGATGGAggataataaatatattttgtcacTTCCTTTCGTCATGTCATGTCTctaaatttttgttattatgTAATTTGTGTGATGCCATTGTTTGCTTATCACCATACATGTGAAATTTCTGCATCTATTCTGATGTAAATGAATTGTGTAATTACAGCTAAGGAAAATGCTTGATCTTCTAGTGCATGCATCCCAATGTCGTTCTCCACATTGCCAATATCCTAATTGTCGCAAAGTGAAGGGCCTCTTCCGCCATGGTATGCACTGCAAAACACGTGCTTCTGGAGGCTGTGTTCTTTGCAAGAAAATGTGGTATTTGCTTCAACTTCATGCTCGTGCATGCAAAGAATCCGAATGCCATGTGCCACGATGCAGGTTTGTGGACCATTATATTCTAGCTACTCTTTCGGTTTATTATTGAATTTGCATGTGTTAATCTGTGCTTTGGGATTAATTCAGAGATTTAAAAGAACATCTAAGGAGGCTGCAGCAACAGTCTGATTCACGACGTAGAGCTGCTGTAATGGAAATGATGAGGCAAAGAGCTGCAGAAGTTGCTAACAATGCTGGATGAGTAATTTGTACATGTAAATACGGGGCGCTTCAAAGAAATGTTCTACACATCTAGACACCTATGCTCCAACGGCATCGGTTGTTTTTGTGAATGGAATACATAGGGTATACATAGCTTCCTAGCCTTGCAGATTCGCTGATTGATGACCCGGGTTAAATTGAACCATTTAGTGCAGCTTCGCAGCTTCCCTCAGCTGCAAGGGATTAACCAGGTCCAGCGAGGGTATTTGGTGGCGCTTCCTTTTATGTTGTccgattctttgattttgtcTAGTTATTTGTATCATCAATGTCAAATGTCATCGTTGGGTGGCAGGTGTACTATAGTCCTAATTAGTCTGACATTTCTTTACCAATATTTATGGGAGGGAGGGAGGTTGGTTTCAATTCATCTTAGTTTTACCCTTTCAAGAGATTCACTGCATTTTGTagaatcttctttttttatttaaagatgaAAGTAAATAATTAGAATCACCCAGTATTGCCGTCTTTTTatctattatttaatattaaatgaatttTCGACAggttttatcaaaaataaattgatgatCTATGAGaagtaaattaaatatgaaaaaaacatattactAAAAGgagatgttttggttttcttGGAAAGTCGCTGCTTCTACTTAATAataccttcaaaaaaaaaaaaaaaactaggaacTTTTAAATTATGTCCCTTGTTTTGAAGAGGTAAGGCTCATCCCAATAGTAGTGCTTGAGATCATGGAAgaacttcttcttttgttggtagcTCAATTCAGGTGGTAGTACTCctgcaagaaaattaacaaaatctacATGCCAAGGTGCGTTAGTTTGTGCCAATAAGAAGAGTTGGTCATCCGGGAAGGAATCATCCAAGGGCAACTCATCCTCATTGGTTTCTCCGGCAgtggcgccaaaaacttgatgggataaaactgcaagtgcacggttctaccgGTATAGTAATGaaagagtatcgttctgacATGGAGTTGTTCAATTTAACTAACTTTTAGTGAATGATTAGAAGAAAGTTCAGTTGAAAAAGGGTTTGATTTTTAAcggaagaaaataataataaaaagagccttgggattattgatTCATCATAATAACGAATCCTTCACAAACAAACCCTAAGCCGACAACTTTATTTTGACCTAcattctaaagacaagtttctctttagcgTATCAAAGCTTCTCTCGAAGTCAGTGAGTGTGTTtctctagcaaccacgcctattctcatggttgattgctattagaatccttgaagaacgaaattttatatgtctcaaggtttgctagactattctcatgtttcgcaACCCTTGTCTAATTTaacttgttccaatatcaaagCTCCGCGTTcgctttatgaattgatatttgagatgatgaattaacaattactAACCCTCCGCGTTTGCTTCTTAGCTTCGtaattgttaattcattataagACTGgtgaaattagattagaaagtagatttatataaaattagggtttatggtttcgtttgattaggattacgtCATTAGAcctatccaacaatcccaagacaagaagagtctactcactcatgttcatcgtagacatagagaagaagaagaaaatcataaaagtaaataacaagaaagtaaaggaaaagaaaagaacttttattaagaaagacaattgtcacttattgaattccaagaacaaaagatgaatgttAATGATAgttagctactctatttatagtcttatgtcgacttaaaatctaagcaactattcactagaatgttccacacgAAAACACTGGCTTTTAGGTGAAAATAGGCAGCTTGTCCATGAAGCAAAAGCATCAAAAGTAGGCCTGGGAGGTGGCactggccgtgccaagcttctgacttggggagattatatttttgttttcaatcttcgtattttcaaCCCGAATCAGCTCataatcctctttcttttgctcaaagactcaatctatcaaatattcgttcctgaaatataataatatgcaattgaagtaaaatagttctaaaaaaaaataatatttaaataaaataaatttgaatctaaataaaacgaaatgaaatgttatattaaaataattaatgtccCGCTAGCATTGCGGTGCTCTCAGTACTTATTGTATTTGAACCACTCTTTTAacgaatgaatttaaaaatgaaatgaaaaaataaacacTCCCGACCCTACCCGACGTGGAAGCACGGAATTCATCATATTTTGTGTGGCTTGGTTGTAAAGTTACATGTTCGAAATTATCCATTCGATTCCTGTCAGTTGTCAGTCCAATTCACATTTGAAGTTGACATTCAAATGAGGGATCACACACGAGCCACTGCATTTTCAATTCATTATGCTTAGTTTAGTTTGAGTTTAGAACATTTTTACAAACAATGAGTACCTCACCTTCAGCAACAACAATTGCTGCTGCTGTGTACTCaaagtataataatattaataccaCACTTTCAGTTTCAGGACAAATCAACACTACTTTCCTCTCCTACACCAAAAAGCAGCATACCCGCTCCTCCTCTGTACAACGATTACCTCCTATAGCCGCTGCTCCAAACACCAGGGATGGCAAAGACAGCAAGAGCAACacccaaaacaacaacaacgacgacGACGACGACAACGATGACAAACAATCTGTCTCTCTTAGTCTCGACGACGTCAACCCGGTAGGACTTGGTCGAAAATCGCGGCAGATATTCGATGAGGTTTGGAGAAAATTCTCTGGACTGGGTCAGATCTCTAGGACTATACGTACTGATGATGTGGAGGCACTAGATGCTCTTCTTGTTCGTGAAGGTCCTATGTGTGAGTTTGCCATCCCTGGTGCTCAGAATACTACTGTACTTGTTGTTGGTGCTACTAGCCGTATCGGTCGCATCGTTGTTCGTAAGCTAATGCTCAGGGGTTACTCTGTCAAGGTTCTTCTCTATTCTATTCTTTTTAAACATTGAGAGCATAGTTTAGGGAcattttagttgattttaacagtttagagactaaattgacgAAAAATTGATAGTTTTGTTTTGGGATTAAATTGActgtttattttctaattttgattTAAGATATTAACATGAAAGACATATTTTAGTTGAGGGCCATTTCATGGACTGACTGACTGAAGACATATTTGATGACCAAACTAACGAAGGAAATACACGTTTGATAACCAAATTGTATAGCAAAAGGCACATTTTGCAGATAAAATAGTTACACTGTGGGTGCCTTtgattcaacaaaacaaaattatactagtgagatgatatttttatattgcaaaataaaaggtattttagtatttttaataGTCTATGTTGTGGACAAAAACTTGTCCCGTAGTTTAATAGTGAGTAACAAGAATTCCTGTTTTATTCAGTCCCTTGCTACCTGTTATGTCCAGTCTTACGAACAGTTTCTAAATCAATCTGGGGTACAAAAAAGGTTGTCCAGTCCAatgtttttttagcaaatcaaacacaccatATTTAGCAATTTCACATTCTATTCAATTCAATAtgtatgtataaaataaaatggttaattTTCCTTGGTTTAGAAGACAATCACCTTAATTATGTTATTGGatatatacaatacattacaGAGATTAGAAATGTTCTCACTGATTTGTCAGTTGATTTGACAGTTTCAAAACATAAACTGGTATAAGATATTAAATCAACTTTTTCTGCAATGAAGGCTTTGGTAAGGAAGGCAGATGAAGAGGTGGTAGAGCTGCTTCCAAGGTCAGTAGAGATAGTGATTGGGGATGTTGGTGATCCAAACACTGTCAAGGCTGCTGTAGAAGGCTgcaacaaaatcatatattGTGCCACTGCCCGCTCAACTATCACTGGTGATCTCTTCAGGGTTGATCAGCAAGGAGTTTATAATCTATCTAAAGCATTTCAGGATCACAACAATCAATTGGCTCAGTTGCGGGCAGggaaaagcagcaaaagtaagCTTACAATtgctaaatttaaatctgaatCTTCACTGGATGGATGGGAAGTTCGTCAAGGAACTTACTTCGAAGATGTAGTTACCTCAAAATATGATGGAGGGATGGATGCCAAATTTGAGTTCACTGAGAATGGAGCTGCTGTTTTCTCAGGTATACGGAGAGGATATTAATGAACACCAACAGGTTTTTCAAGATTATTGTAGTCCTGAAATTCTGATTTTACccctatatttaatttttaattttagggtATGTCTTCAATAGAGGTGGCTATGTAGAACTGTCAAAAAAGCTTTCTCTACCTTTGGGTAGTACTCTTGACAGGTATTAGATACTGGATAGATAGTTTTGCtgatattttgtataaatatgaACTTCTATCATGCATTCAAGCATAATGAGTTCATCTGTCATGATAGGTATGAGGGCTTGGTTCTCTCTGTTGGCGGAAATGGAAGACCTTATGTATTAATTCTAGAAGCTGGTCCTTCAGGGGATCCAAGTCAGAGTAAATTGTATTTTGCAAGAATTAGTACAAAAGTGGGATTTTGTAGGGTAAGAATCATTCTCATTTTAGTGGCTCTATGGTTTAACTATTCTGACTAACAcgctcttaatttttttatattttttttgttactactGATGACAGATCAAGTAATAGCTTTCATCTTTCCTATCTCTATTACCATGACAGGTTAGAGTGCCATTTTCATCATTTCGTCCTGTGAAACCAGATCATCCAGTTTTAGACCCTTTTCTTGTACATACATTAACAATACGGTTTGAGCCTAGAAGACAGGTAATGTCCAATACCTTATTGTTTCCGAATCTTTCACTTAaatttgtcttttgtttttggACCTTGCACTTGTCTTGTCTCTGACTCTGTgatataaataacatttttgtaATATCTATCACTAATaacattatttaataaattatattagaaGGTTAAAAGATAGTATTTAATCACCACTGGTAAGATCGCAGTTGAACTCCGGTTGAACATTTGAACCTTGAGGCAGTTGCTCCATTAGTTCAATAACTGGTTTGCTTTCCGAACCTTTGTAATAGGGCCTCATagtataaaagataaaaaaaatgttgttttaggACATTCAAGGTCCCTGATTCCTTGCTCCTCTGTCTAGTAACAACTTTTAATTTCCTACATAATACCCCTTCCCcccttttatttttccttacAAGTATCTTAGAGTCCTCCAGTGGACCATTACGTCCATTAGTAACAGAATAATAGAATTTGAATTCCAAAACCTTACTAACCCCGTCTATTCTTCCCACCACAAACCTGTTTTACTTAGGACCATTCTAACTGCTCCTGCTTAGAAACCAAGCAATAGTTAGGCAATAAGTTATGAAGTTCCCCCCTATTTACTTGCTTTTGTTACACTACATTCCCCGCCTCTTTTTTTCTGCGCAGACttgtgttattattttatttaaattaaaatagtgtATAGTTGCAATGTGCTGATCCCATATTCACTCTTGTTTCAGAGGTCTGATATGGTAAATGCGTCAAAGAACCAGGATTCGAGAAGCTTTCAGCTAATATTGGAATATATAAAAGCCTTGCCTGTAGGTGTTTTCATACATTTTTCTATTATTCTTGCATAAACTAAAACAATGTAGATCATATGCTTGTATAATGTTCATGGTCTATATGTATTATAAAGTGACTAGTTCATGTGTAgattacaataaaaaatgttcAGAGTGATGAGAAGGATAAAATACTTATacaaattttttcttataataaaatgcaaGGATACCAACAAGGCAACTATAGTGTGGGAAATAAAGAATGACAAGTGTTTACTTTATTAAGATCATTAATTTTCTATCTTCTTGAAGATTTGGTTATTCTTATAAATTTAGCCATGTGTTATAAACTACAACTCTTAGAAATCTTTGAAGTCCTTTGATGCTGTTATGTTACATGATGCTCTTTGAAATGTACTACATTTCGTATGACTTTTTTCTTTGGCATACTATATTTCTTTAtcataattatttatctttattgaTTTGGAATATGAAACACTCAACTTTTCTTGCTGAtagttttcaatttaaaatactTGGGTCTGGAAACTGTAATTCTTGCAATTCTTGTCTAACTGCTGACAACTTGGACAAGCTTTTAGTAAATCTGGCTCTCCGCAACAATCACTTATTGACACTCTTTCATTTAGGTATATTGATTGATATTATGGAGAAAATCATGAAGGGAATTATTGTCATCATTGTCATAtctaaattatttattcaaataaactatATGTCCTTTTCTGTTTGTCGACAGTGTGAAAATACTTCTGCAGCAAGCATTCTTTCACTTCTTGCTTGCCTGCTTGATTCTAGTTATGTGAAAATAGAAAAGAAGAATGCATAGCTAGGCACCTGGAAGATGTATATTCTATTGTTCTTCTGTAGTGTTCATAGTACTTATCATCCTAATGTAAGTTTTGCATGTGAATTTGCTGCAGACTGGACAAGAAACCGATTTTGTCTTAGTTTCATGTTCTGGCCTTGGTATTGAGCCTTCCAGGCGGGAGCAAGTTCTTAAAGCCAAGAGGGTAGgttcatttgtttaatttctttgaCATAGttgagaattgatttttttttttttttttgtcttatgctttcctttttgttatgtttggtcACCTTAATCCCGAATTCTCCAGGCAGGTGAAGATTCTTTGAGAAGATCTGGGCTTGGATACACGATAGTTCGTCCGGGTCCATTGCAGGTACAGTTTCTTTTGTTGTGTGGCGGTAGAATATGTTTCTGAATGTGCATTGGATTGATTATTAATGGCTTAAGATTGGTAAAATTTTGAACATATTAAATGCCGTGACTTAGTTGCACCAATTTTGTGaatgtatttaaaattttatgaacCCATCTTCTTTCCCTCTAAATCCACTCAATATTAGAGGGAAGCATAGAGTGAGAAGATATTTTCCTTCCTTCCCCTCCATATACCCTAAACCAAATACTATGTTagtatgaaaatttaatatagtGTATTAATCTCATGTACTGACTTGCATGTTTTGCTGACAGGAAGAACCTGGTGGGCAGCGTGCTCTAATATTTGATCAAGGAGACAGAATATCTCGGGTAAGTATTTTATATTCTTTACTGTCACTGAGGAAAGCCTATTTCCCCCAACATTTGCTATCATACATGTTTCTTGTTTTTAGGTTTCATACGGATCTTTACATATTTTTAATACTATGTTTCAAATACCCGtaaacaattttcattattgGAATAACTGATCTGACTATAATGCCAAATGTCATAATTTATAGGGCATCAGTTGTGCTGATGTAGCCGATATATGTGTGAAGGCACTCCATGATTCAACTGCAAGAAACAAAAGCTTTGATGTGAGTAAACTGCTTGGCCATGAAAACAAAAGATAACTTGAAACCAAAAGAAATTAACATTTTCAACCTTGTCTAGGTATGTTATGAGTACGTTGCTGAGGATGGGAATGAGCTTTATGAGCTGGTATGtgaaaaacaatattaaaactCATTTCCTTTTGATCTAGTCTGCATTCAGGGAAACTGATTATTTTTGTGTCTAATCAGGTTGCCCACTTGCCGGATAAAGCAAATAACTACCTGACACCAGCTCTCTCTGTCTTGGAGAAGAATACTTGAACATCCCTGGCCTGGAGAACATACCTCCTACAAGTAAGGTTCCGTAAAAATTGCTTCTACTTCTACATGGCTGCATCAAATGGAATGTAACTATTTTTTCTGTATATATTCACAGGCAACCTAAAATCTTCACAGTTAAATTTACAAACTCTatctttgatttttgaaaaatttaaataatacaaaaatattgatatcaataaataaattgcaTTAGGCAAtcaattgtacaaatataaaaaaatcaatgtaaAAATACTGAATTTTAGCTTGTTTCTCTAAAAATACCTTGGAGTTGCATGCTGGAATCACTTTTCTTGAGCCGGAAGGATAAAGGGGATGGTAGAGAATCTGTTTTGACTCGGTATAATCTCATTTCTTCCAGTTGTTGAAGTAGGAAACGATGACTACGTCAATCTCTTTAGGACTGATCAGTGAGTGCAGTCAATAATACTCTATGGAGACCCAACCAAGGGATGATACATATATCGAATGATGACCATATCAGAGATGGGATATGCAATTATCAAAATATAATGTGGCCATGATCCATTTATCCCTCTTAGAGGTGGTCTGTCTATCAACATCTTAGTCTCGTCACCGTATTATTTCCATTCAATTTGTGTATACTACTGTCACTTGGTGCATCTAcaatatattgaaaaatatttaaataaagtattcatttaaattgtggTGGTTGGTTGACTTTGTTGAACATTGACTCATTTACAGGTCTTTTCAAGGATGGTGTCAAGTGCCTCGTACCACCTTGCATTTTGGCATATCTTTTGTCATGGCCATGCTCGTCTATTGGAATATGTTAATTGCATTGActgtttttgtttataatttgtaCAAAAAGAACCAAAAAAGAAATGTAGATATTACAGGGGACTAATTGGACTTGTTACAGCGTttgttattatgattattatgttCAAATGATATGtttctaattatttaaattatagcAATTACATTTTGGTACATAAAGACTAGGTCCGAATCCCTCCTCTTTACTTGCACTTTTTCAAGCATCGACTGAAGCATCTATGAAGTGATAAAATAGTCTTTAAATTTGAGTAATTACATAAACAAGTGTTCAtttcataaaa harbors:
- the LOC11428397 gene encoding protein HIGH CHLOROPHYLL FLUORESCENCE PHENOTYPE 173, chloroplastic gives rise to the protein MSTSPSATTIAAAVYSKYNNINTTLSVSGQINTTFLSYTKKQHTRSSSVQRLPPIAAAPNTRDGKDSKSNTQNNNNDDDDDNDDKQSVSLSLDDVNPVGLGRKSRQIFDEVWRKFSGLGQISRTIRTDDVEALDALLVREGPMCEFAIPGAQNTTVLVVGATSRIGRIVVRKLMLRGYSVKALVRKADEEVVELLPRSVEIVIGDVGDPNTVKAAVEGCNKIIYCATARSTITGDLFRVDQQGVYNLSKAFQDHNNQLAQLRAGKSSKSKLTIAKFKSESSLDGWEVRQGTYFEDVVTSKYDGGMDAKFEFTENGAAVFSGYVFNRGGYVELSKKLSLPLGSTLDRYEGLVLSVGGNGRPYVLILEAGPSGDPSQSKLYFARISTKVGFCRVRVPFSSFRPVKPDHPVLDPFLVHTLTIRFEPRRQRSDMVNASKNQDSRSFQLILEYIKALPTGQETDFVLVSCSGLGIEPSRREQVLKAKRAGEDSLRRSGLGYTIVRPGPLQEEPGGQRALIFDQGDRISRGISCADVADICVKALHDSTARNKSFDVCYEYVAEDGNELYELVAHLPDKANNYLTPALSVLEKNT